GCAGCACGACCCTGTCCGTGGTCGGCGAGAGTTAGCCTACACgcataagaaaaaagaaagaaaaaaagaaaaagtaaaaagaaaagtaaaaaaaagaaaaaaaaaagaaggaaaaaatcaaagcgaaaagtaaaagaaagggtCTCGTAAATGGGTTATCTTAAATGTGTTATATATGGGTTCATACCggacccatttataacccacttaTTTTGGTATCTTATTTTTGTAGACCTATTAATTTGGCCTGCTAAGTTTGTCATGATCCATTTAAATGCTTGCTGGTTATTAAATGAGTTttgaacccattttgacaggtctaattAGAAATCATGGCTCGACTCTTGATGGgtgcaaattttttctttaagatgCTTCAAAACCGGTTCGCGAGTAGAGCTAGCGGTTCTCGGTTTTGCATTTGGAAATGAACCGGCCTTACGTTAATGGAatcataattgaatcaattctcTATGGAAtcggaaaattattcaaaaagtcctaaacctattgcacttttaccaattgagttttaaatctttaaattgtgctaattaagtcccaaattttttcacatttttccaattatgtttgtccgaccaattttggctgaaaattgccGACGCCTCTTTTTATGTGGCATAGTTGGACCtgaagtggataatttttttataatattttaaaattttaagacttttttggatttttttatttttactttcctttttgcttcattttttctgtgtttttttctAGGCCGATGAGGGAGGCTATTGCAACCTCGCCAACCACGGTCGAGGACCTTTGTGACCCCATCCGTTGTCGGGCAAGGCGGCCCTCGCTCTcctagatccggcaagggccTTCGCGGTCATGCCGGCCTagaaaaaaagcacaaaaaagcaaagaaaaaaaggaaaaggaaaataagcaataaaaattcaaaaaaattgaaaattgaaaatattaaaatattattaatatcatcaacatcagtaccggttgtgccacgtaggacagccgTTGTACACGTTactgattttcgatcaaaatttatcaaataggctcaattggcaaaattgagaaggtttatgactaaattaacaaaaatgtaataaatttataattttttggatgatttttcctCTAGAATCGATCTTAAACCCGCCGATACAAGCCGGTTCGATCTAGGTCAATTTGGTCTATTTTTTGAGTTGAATCGGACATGTTATTGTTAGATTTTGGAAATGTAATGTGCTAGTGTGTAAGAATGTGGTCATAAATCATAgatgtggcaaaatgggtctaaaacaAACATTTTACTCATATTTACTAatggtgggtcataaatggatgacttaaattttaaaaacaaacttaaGTGGGTCTAAATGAGTTACTTAGAAATTTAATGGGTTTTAAACGGGTCATAAATGTGTTAGCTAAGATAACTATCTATAGATTCgaccgaaaaaagaagaagaagataactaTCTGTGGATTATAGCTAGGTTTTCttagtatttttaaaaatttgaatttttaataatttattatttcattaattttatttattttattaaatttttctttttccacctACCTTTGTTGCAATTGGCCAACGATGATCACCTGCGAGCCTCGAGTTCGCAAGCCTCGGGCGAGCTCATGCTTGCCTAGATCGGTCGAGCTCAAACTCGCCGAGATTGGTTGCGTTTGTATCGGGTTACTAGGCTACCGACTGATGCCGAGGCCCCGGCAACTAATGGAGGAAGGAggtagaaggaagagaaaataaaataaaataaaataaataaaaaaattttttttttaaattttttaaaaaaattatgaaatttagCCCTCGATGAATCTAGGAATGGGTGCCGAGGACTTGGGGCTCATCCTCGATATTACTGGACTTGGCGTCTCGGCCTCGGTATTACCACGAAGCCCTCGCATCTTAGaagcaaaaaatgaaagggaaaaaccccaaactagtatacccgtagcaaatttattccaaactatttttttgatcacgaaaaatttaaaaatggtacaaatgtgacaaatttatttcaaattattttttttaaccactaaaaatcctaaactagtatacatgtaacaaatttaccctctgttaaattgggttaataccacaaaaaatttcaaaccgatacacatatgacaaataggaagtaaaaatctcaagttgGTATACCCATCAATTGCCACGTATAACTTAGCACTTTAACGgttaaatttaaagaaaattaacggagagtaaatttgtcacaaatgtattaatttgggataaaattgtcacaagtgtaccggtttacaattttttatggctaaaaaaatagtttgaggtaaatttgtcatggtcgtatcagtttggagttttctatggtattaaccaaaaataaaaattgtccacaatgttttaggaatatatatattaaaatgtataagaaacaaatttttttatattagattagttatgaaagtgttttaataatatggATCGGGTCGAGTATAGGTCATTAGATTTGTATTATattaaaaatgagttaaaaggagctaaatgagtcaatttggatcggacTATTTTCGATCCGGCTCACCCCATAGCACTGACCAAGGGATAACAAAAGCACAAGGAAGAAAGCATTTAGTAAATAGCTGTGTTACAACAAGGAAGGAAGAGCTGAGTTTTGTCTGTGGGTCTGCACGGACGGACGCTGGACATTGTTGATTTCTAGGCCGGCTTCTTCTACCTTTTCGGCCGGTTGCAAACATAGAAGGCTGGGCTAGTTATAACCTTTATtctgacccccccaaaaaaaggggTCACAGCCTTTGTTCACCCGACTCTCCCGGCAAATTCCCTCCCACACAAGTAGAGATATTTGCCTCTATCACACGTGCCGGACTATCAACAGCCACGAGTTCAAACAATCACGAGTTAAACTACACTTAGACCCATCAAACGGATAGATCGTATCGAAAATGATCCGACTTAAATTGATTTGTCTAATctgttttgactcattttcatataatacaaGTCTAGTGACCTATACTCTACCTATCACAAACCAAATCCGACCATTTTGCTAAAAAACATGCATATGTAACATAATATAAGGAAACTCATAGCCAAACCGAGGTGAGAGCAACATGTGAGTGAAGAGAGCCATTGAATTGAGTTGGATCTAAGTAAGTCGTGGACCTACTTAATATCCATATTATTTCGAATTTTACcattttaagataaatttatgaaCTATTTATCGAATATAATAACCACTCAGCCCATCAAACATGAGTTAAGAATTTGACGTTCATGTCCATTTTGACAGGTCCAGCTACACTCCATAAAGGTCTAACTAGATCTTCACGTATATTTCAGCTCCTCCGCGTGTTGATCAATATGTAGTAACTGATCAAGACGCACAAACATTTACATGGCAAGGGAACAAAACATAGTGTGTTCAAATAGTTGTCAATTTAGTAGATGTGTCGTCCAATCCGAAGTACCGTTACGTTGTTGAATCTTGCACATTCATAAGTTGTTTTAATTTCTCCGGGCATAGATGTTAACCTGCTCAAAAGAGAACAAGGTATCTAACTGAGTCCAAGCattcaaaatagaataattaagCGTTCCAATTTAACCGGACGTTtccgaagaaaataaaatttccaaaaatagattAGTTGTTTGGCGTCCATGCGGGTCTATTATGCAATGAAAACGCCACaaactccatttgtttcgcaaaaaatatagtacttttttaaaatattcttCACGAAGTTATTTTTCGGGAAGatgttaatatttttcgatgtttagctaacaattgaaaaagaaccGGAAAATACCTTCTGtcttttggtaaggaaaatcactttgcttttcttttgatAACCACGGGCGCAGTGGTCTCAAGCCCGAACTCCGGACTATCGGGCACGACCACGAGCACTGGCTTGGATCCACCAAAATCGAGCCCGAGAACTCGATGCCTTTGCCGGGCTCCCTGGTGCACCGGCCCCTGCTAACAGAGGCCGGGGCCTAGGTTCCCGGCGTTTGGAACTTTAAATCACAGCAAAGAAACACCAAAACATCCGACGTCAGGGGTGACGCACCACCCAAATCTGAACTCACCATGCAGAGAAAGAAACTCCTACATATGTAAATAAATCGAAAGAGAAAGGATTCCTTTCTCCTCCTGGAAAGTCAGTCTAATGAAAGCCCCTCCCCGTCCACACTGTTCAAGAATCATACGACTGCAGTCCCACCGTCCACCACCCGAATGGTATTTCTCTGCAGCATTTGGACCCTCCGTATAAATCTAAGTCTTGATTCTCCTCTCCTTGGCCTCTCACTTCATTCCATCACAGCATTGGTTTCCAAGATTCGTTCATGCCAACCAACATGCCCGCCGCAGTCCCCGCTTCCCCGCACCTGCTCGTTTATCCCTTTGGCGGCTCCGGCCACATCATCCCTCTCCTCGACCTCACCGACCGCCTCCTCTGCCGCGGCGTCCGAGTGACTGCCCTCGTCACCCCTTTCAActaccacctcctcctcccacTCCTCTCCGACCATCCCTCGCTCTTCCAACCCCTGGTCATCCCGGCCCCTgacactccctctctctccgaAAACGGCCTCATTGTCAAGATCCTCTCCATGCGCTACCACCACTACCCGGCGGTCCTTGAGTGGTTCAGGTCCCACCCCTCACCGCCGGTCGCCATTTTGTCCGACTTCTTTCTCGGGTGGACCCGACACCTGGCCTCAGAGCTCGGCGTTCCCCACGTCGTGTTTTCGCCCTCCGCCGCCTTCTCGGTGTCCATCGAGTTCTCGCTCTGGCAGAACCTACCCGAGAACGGCAGCGACGATGAGAACTCGCTGGTGACATTCGGCGACGTGCCGAACTCGCCCACGTACCCGTGGTGGCAGATTTCACACCTATTCAGGAAGTACAGGGAAGGAGACGCCGACATGGAGTTTCTTAGGGAGTGCTGGCTGGCAAACGCGGGGAGCTGGGGCGTTGTCTTCAACACGTTCATGGAGTTGGAGAGAGTCTATGTCGACCACATGAAGGGGAAGTTCGGGCCAGGCCGGGTGTGGGCCGTGGGCCCGCTCCTGCCTCCTATGGATGACGCGGTGAGCCTGACTAGCCGGGGCGGGTCCAGCTCGGTCCCGGTCGAGGAGGTGCTGAAGTGGCTTGACGGCAGAGAGGAGCGCTCCGTGGTGTACGTATGCTTCGGGAGCCGCACCACGCTGGCGAACGACCAGATGGCGGCGCTGGCAACCGCGCTGGAGCTGAGCCGGGTCCACTTCCTGTGGTGCGTGAGGGAGACCGCGGACGGACGGGTGCTGGGTGGCCACGGGCTCTTGCCAGACGGGTTCGAAAGCCGCACGGCGGGGCGGGGGCTGGTGATCAGGGGGTGGGCCCCGCAGGTGATGATACTGAGGCACCGCTCCGTGGGCGGGTTCCTGACCCACTGCGGCTGGAACTCGGTGCTCGAGGCGATCAGCGCCGGGGTGGCGATGCTGACGTGGCCGATGGGCGCGGACCAGTACGCGGGCGCGAAGCTGCTGGTGGACGAACTGGGCGCCGCGATCAGGGCTTGCGACGCCCCAGGCGACGCTGTGCCTGACCCCGCCGAGCTGGCCCGGGCGTTGACCCAGTCGCTTGACGAGACGAGGCCGGAGAGAAGCCGGATCAAGAAGCTGAGCGGGGCGGCAGCAGACGCGGTCAACGGAGGAAGCTCGGACAAGGATTTGGATGGATTCGTGAAGAGTCTAATGGAGCTTCAACGTGGAAGAAGTGACGCCGGGATTGATGGATAGTGTTGATGGCTTGTCCAATTTGCTGCTACCCTTATAGTTTTATTGCAAGAAA
The genomic region above belongs to Rhodamnia argentea isolate NSW1041297 chromosome 6, ASM2092103v1, whole genome shotgun sequence and contains:
- the LOC115744826 gene encoding UDP-glycosyltransferase 89B2-like, which translates into the protein MPTNMPAAVPASPHLLVYPFGGSGHIIPLLDLTDRLLCRGVRVTALVTPFNYHLLLPLLSDHPSLFQPLVIPAPDTPSLSENGLIVKILSMRYHHYPAVLEWFRSHPSPPVAILSDFFLGWTRHLASELGVPHVVFSPSAAFSVSIEFSLWQNLPENGSDDENSLVTFGDVPNSPTYPWWQISHLFRKYREGDADMEFLRECWLANAGSWGVVFNTFMELERVYVDHMKGKFGPGRVWAVGPLLPPMDDAVSLTSRGGSSSVPVEEVLKWLDGREERSVVYVCFGSRTTLANDQMAALATALELSRVHFLWCVRETADGRVLGGHGLLPDGFESRTAGRGLVIRGWAPQVMILRHRSVGGFLTHCGWNSVLEAISAGVAMLTWPMGADQYAGAKLLVDELGAAIRACDAPGDAVPDPAELARALTQSLDETRPERSRIKKLSGAAADAVNGGSSDKDLDGFVKSLMELQRGRSDAGIDG